In Arachis hypogaea cultivar Tifrunner chromosome 17, arahy.Tifrunner.gnm2.J5K5, whole genome shotgun sequence, a single window of DNA contains:
- the LOC112764621 gene encoding endo-1,4-beta-xylanase 1 isoform X2 translates to MEGKHSVPSMTKPTNIIQNHDFSEGLSFWHPNGCDGYVASTEPGPQGGVTMTLGAKYAVITNRKEWWQGLEQDITGKVSVASTYAVSANVGVAALSEGSADVLATLKLEYHGSDASYLFLGRTSCTKGSWENLKGTFSLSTMPDRVTFYLEGPAPGVDLLIQSVEITCSSSSDIEDHAKTTGTLSTEDDNIIINPQFDDGQNNWSGRGCKIAIHDSLGNGKVLPKVGKFFAAATERTQSWNGIQQDITGRVQRKLAYELSALVRIFGGNVTSSDVRATLWVQNPDSREQYIGIANVQATNQDWVQLQGKFLINNSPSKVVVYLEGPPAGIDILVNTIVIKHAPKTAPSTPPDFEDAPFGINIIENSNLANGTNGWFPLGNCTLSVGTGSPRVLPPMARDSLGPHESLSGRYVLVTNRTQTWMGPAQMITEKLKLFLTYQVSAWVRIGSTGSVGPQNVNVALSVDDQWVNGGQVEVADDRWHEIGGSFRIEKQPSKVMVYIQGPASGVDLMISGLQIFPVDRQARFRYLRRQTDKVRKRDVILKFSGLEDISGLGTLVKVRQIQNDFPIGTCINRTNIDNEDFVDFFVKHFNWAVFGNELKWYWTEPQQGNINYKDADEMLDLCLKNKIETRGHCIFWEVEGTVQQWIKSLNKDDLMKAVQNRLSSLLNRYKGKFRHYDVNNEMLHGSFYQDRLGRDIRANMFKAAHQLDPSATLFVNDYHIEDGNDTRSTPEKYIQQILDLQHQGAPVGGIGIQGHIDSPVGPIVCSALDKLGTLGLPIWFTELDVSSRNEYVRADDLEVMMREAMAHPSVDGIMLWGFWELFMSRENSHLVNAEGDVNEAGKRLLCLKQEWLSHSHGCIDDQGIFSFRGFSGTYNVEVVTLSKIVSKTFVVDKGDSPLEVEVSFN, encoded by the exons ATGGAGGGAAAACACTCTGTTCCAAGTATGACCAAGCCTACTAATATCATACAAAATCATGACTTCTCTGAAGGGCTAAGCTTTTGGCATCCGAATGGCTGCGACGGCTATGTTGCTTCAACTGAACCAGGTCCTCAAGGAGGAGTGACAATGACATTAGGTGCTAAATATGCTGTTATCACAAACAGAAAGGAATGGTGGCAAGGTCTTGAGCAAGATATCACCGGAAAAGTCTCTGTCGCTTCCACTTATGCTGTTTCGGCCAATGTTGGAGTAGCTGCACTTTCTGAGGGATCTGCTGATGTTCTAGCTACCCTGAAACTAGAGTATCATGGTTCTGATGCAAGCTACCTGTTCCTTGGGAG AACTTCTTGTACAAAGGGTAGCTGGGAAAATCTGAAAGGGACATTTTCATTGTCAACTATGCCTGATCGAGTTACATTTTATTTGGAAGGACCTGCTCCTGGAGTTGACCTTCTTATACAATCAGTAGAGATTACCTGCTCTAGTTCAAGTGATATTGAGGATCAT GCAAAAACAACAGGAACTTTGTCAACTGAAGATGATAACATCATAATAAACCCACAATTTGATGATGGCCAGAATAACTGGTCTGGAAGAGGCTGCAAGATCGCAATACATGACTCACTGGGAAATGGAAAAGTCCTTCCCAAGGTTGGAAAATTCTTTGCAGCTGCAACAGAACGCACCCAAAGCTGGAATGGAATTCAGCAGGACATTACCGGACGGGTGCAGCGTAAGCTCGCCTATGAACTCTCTGCTTTGGTTCGGATATTTGGAGGCAATGTCACTTCTTCTGATGTCCGCGCAACTTTATGGGTTCAGAATCCGGATTCTCGAGAGCAGTATATAGGAATTGCCAA TGTGCAGGCAACAAATCAAGATTGGGTTCAATTGCAGGGAAAGTTCCTTATAAATAATTCCCCATCAAAAGTGGTTGTTTATTTAGAAGGTCCCCCAGCAGGCATTGACATTCTTGTCAATACTATTGTTATAAAACATGCTCCCAAGACAGCTCCATCAACGCCACCAGATTTTGAG GATGCTCCTTTTGGGATTAATATAATTGAGAATAGTAATCTGGCTAATGGCACCAATGGATGGTTTCCCCTTGGTAATTGTACTCTGAGTGTTGGAACCGGTTCGCCACGTGTGCTTCCACCAATGGCAAGAGACTCTCTTGGACCTCACGAGTCGTTGAGTGGCCGCTATGTCCTTGTAACGAACCGCACCCAAACATGGATGGGGCCTGCTCAGATGATCACTGAGAAATTGAAGCTGTTCTTAACATACCAAGTGTCTGCTTGGGTGAGGATTGGTTCAACAGGATCAGTTGGTCCTCAGAATGTGAATGTTGCCCTTAGTGTTGACGATCAGTGGGTGAATGGAGGACAAGTTGAGGTTGCTGATGACAGATGGCATGAAATTGGTGGATCATTTAGAATTGAGAAGCAACCATCAAAGGTTATGGTTTATATTCAAGGTCCTGCTTCTGGTGTTGATTTGATGATTTCTGGACTTCAAATCTTCCCTGTTGATAGACAAGCAAGGTTTAGATATTTAAGGAGGCAGACAGACAAG GTTCGAAAGCGCGATGTAATCTTGAAATTCTCTGGGCTGGAGGACATAAGTGGTCTAGGAACTTTGGTTAAAGTGAGGCAAATACAGAACGATTTTCCAATTGGAACATGCATCAACAGAACAAACATTGACAATGAAGACTTTGTTGACTTCTTTGTGAAGCATTTTAACTGGGCTGTGTTTGGGAATGAGTTGAAGTGGTATTGGACAGAACCACAACAGGGGAATATCAACTACAAAGATGCTGATGAAATGTTAGACTTATGCCTCAAGAACAAGATAGAAACCCGCGGCCACTGCATCTTCTGGGAAGTAGAAGGCACAGTTCAGCAGTGGATCAAATCACTGAACAAAGACGATTTGATGAAAGCAGTCCAAAATCGGTTAAGCAGCCTCTTGAATCGGTACAAGGGCAAGTTCAGGCACTATGATGTTAACAATGAAATGCTGCATGGTTCATTTTATCAAGACAGGCTTGGTAGAGACATAAGAGCAAACATGTTCAAGGCAGCACACCAATTAGACCCATCTGCTACTCTCTTTGTGAATGATTATCACATTGAAGATGGAAACGACACAAGATCAACACCAGAGAAATACATTCAACAGATTCTTGATTTGCAACATCAAGGTGCACCAGTTGGTGGAATTGGAATTCAAGGACACATAGATAGTCCTGTGGGGCCTATTGTTTGTTCTGCACTTGATAAATTAGGGACTCTTGGTTTACCAATATGGTTCACTGAGCTTGATGTTTCTTCAAGAAATGAGTATGTTAGAGCTGATGATTTGGAAGTTATGATGAGGGAAGCCATGGCACACCCTTCAGTAGATGGCATAATGCTGTGGGGATTCTGGGAATTGTTTATGAGCAGAGAGAATTCACACTTGGTGAATGCAGAAGGTGATGTTAATGAAGCTGGAAAAAGGTTACTTTGTCTTAAACAAGAGTGGTTGTCTCATAGCCATGGCTGTATTGATGATCAAGGGATATTCAGCTTCAGAGGCTTCAGTGGAACATACAATGTTGAAGTTGTAACATTATCTAAGATTGTTTCAAAGACATTTGTTGTTGATAAAGGTGACTCTCCTTTGGAGGTAGAGGTATCCTTTAACTAG
- the LOC112764920 gene encoding zinc finger CCCH domain-containing protein 20, translating to MLQNLRIPHSDGEGGGGGVPLSPFSIDAEDPDSQHHLHVFSTDHFRMFDFKVLNCPRGRSHDWTECPYAHPAEKARRRDPRKYHYSGTACPEFRKGHCRKGDSCEFAHGVFECWLHPQRYRTQLCKDGAACRRRVCFFAHAPDQLRVLAPNSAESQLSDSRSLRRNKNNNVSSPTSVLNYSCYFPESPPSSPGDPRHGVVPFSTVRELVSSMRNMQLEEMGCVYGSPQLGLGPISGCEEEPAMERVESGRDIRARMYAKLSRENSSIGRSEGPFPDIGWVSELLK from the coding sequence ATGCTCCAAAACCTTCGAATCCCTCACTCCgatggagaaggaggaggaggaggagtacCACTCTCTCCATTCTCTATCGATGCCGAAGATCCTGACAGTCAACACCACCTCCACGTGTTCTCCACCGATCATTTCCGAATGTTCGACTTCAAGGTTCTGAACTGTCCACGTGGCAGGTCGCACGACTGGACGGAGTGCCCCTACGCTCACCCCGCCGAGAAGGCTCGCCGGAGAGACCCTCGAAAGTACCATTACTCCGGCACTGCGTGCCCGGAGTTTAGAAAGGGGCATTGCCGAAAAGGTGACTCGTGCGAGTTCGCTCACGGCGTGTTCGAGTGCTGGCTCCACCCTCAAAGATACAGGACACAGCTCTGCAAGGACGGCGCGGCCTGCCGCCGCCGCGTCTGCTTCTTTGCACACGCGCCGGATCAGCTGCGCGTGCTGGCTCCCAACTCGGCCGAGTCGCAACTCAGCGACTCGCGGAGTCTTCGTCGCAATAAAAACAACAACGTTTCTTCGCCTACTTCAGTTCTTAATTACTCTTGCTATTTCCCGGAGTCGCCGCCATCTTCGCCTGGGGATCCTCGACACGGCGTCGTTCCGTTTAGTACGGTGCGGGAGTTGGTGAGCTCAATGCGGAACATGCAGCTTGAGGAAATGGGCTGTGTGTATGGGTCTCCGCAATTGGGCCTGGGCCCAATAAGCGGGTGTGAGGAAGAGCCTGCAATGGAGAGAGTGGAATCTGGGAGAGACATTAGGGCGAGAATGTACGCGAAGCTGAGTCGGGAGAACTCTTCGATTGGGAGAAGCGAGGGTCCTTTCCCTGATATTGGATGGGTCTCTGAACTCCTAAAATGA
- the LOC112764621 gene encoding endo-1,4-beta-xylanase 1 isoform X1, whose translation MRCSGSDGTCPSLGQIMEGKHSVPSMTKPTNIIQNHDFSEGLSFWHPNGCDGYVASTEPGPQGGVTMTLGAKYAVITNRKEWWQGLEQDITGKVSVASTYAVSANVGVAALSEGSADVLATLKLEYHGSDASYLFLGRTSCTKGSWENLKGTFSLSTMPDRVTFYLEGPAPGVDLLIQSVEITCSSSSDIEDHAKTTGTLSTEDDNIIINPQFDDGQNNWSGRGCKIAIHDSLGNGKVLPKVGKFFAAATERTQSWNGIQQDITGRVQRKLAYELSALVRIFGGNVTSSDVRATLWVQNPDSREQYIGIANVQATNQDWVQLQGKFLINNSPSKVVVYLEGPPAGIDILVNTIVIKHAPKTAPSTPPDFEDAPFGINIIENSNLANGTNGWFPLGNCTLSVGTGSPRVLPPMARDSLGPHESLSGRYVLVTNRTQTWMGPAQMITEKLKLFLTYQVSAWVRIGSTGSVGPQNVNVALSVDDQWVNGGQVEVADDRWHEIGGSFRIEKQPSKVMVYIQGPASGVDLMISGLQIFPVDRQARFRYLRRQTDKVRKRDVILKFSGLEDISGLGTLVKVRQIQNDFPIGTCINRTNIDNEDFVDFFVKHFNWAVFGNELKWYWTEPQQGNINYKDADEMLDLCLKNKIETRGHCIFWEVEGTVQQWIKSLNKDDLMKAVQNRLSSLLNRYKGKFRHYDVNNEMLHGSFYQDRLGRDIRANMFKAAHQLDPSATLFVNDYHIEDGNDTRSTPEKYIQQILDLQHQGAPVGGIGIQGHIDSPVGPIVCSALDKLGTLGLPIWFTELDVSSRNEYVRADDLEVMMREAMAHPSVDGIMLWGFWELFMSRENSHLVNAEGDVNEAGKRLLCLKQEWLSHSHGCIDDQGIFSFRGFSGTYNVEVVTLSKIVSKTFVVDKGDSPLEVEVSFN comes from the exons ATGAGATGCAGTGGCAGTGATGGGACTTGCCCCTCCCTTGGTCAG ATCATGGAGGGAAAACACTCTGTTCCAAGTATGACCAAGCCTACTAATATCATACAAAATCATGACTTCTCTGAAGGGCTAAGCTTTTGGCATCCGAATGGCTGCGACGGCTATGTTGCTTCAACTGAACCAGGTCCTCAAGGAGGAGTGACAATGACATTAGGTGCTAAATATGCTGTTATCACAAACAGAAAGGAATGGTGGCAAGGTCTTGAGCAAGATATCACCGGAAAAGTCTCTGTCGCTTCCACTTATGCTGTTTCGGCCAATGTTGGAGTAGCTGCACTTTCTGAGGGATCTGCTGATGTTCTAGCTACCCTGAAACTAGAGTATCATGGTTCTGATGCAAGCTACCTGTTCCTTGGGAG AACTTCTTGTACAAAGGGTAGCTGGGAAAATCTGAAAGGGACATTTTCATTGTCAACTATGCCTGATCGAGTTACATTTTATTTGGAAGGACCTGCTCCTGGAGTTGACCTTCTTATACAATCAGTAGAGATTACCTGCTCTAGTTCAAGTGATATTGAGGATCAT GCAAAAACAACAGGAACTTTGTCAACTGAAGATGATAACATCATAATAAACCCACAATTTGATGATGGCCAGAATAACTGGTCTGGAAGAGGCTGCAAGATCGCAATACATGACTCACTGGGAAATGGAAAAGTCCTTCCCAAGGTTGGAAAATTCTTTGCAGCTGCAACAGAACGCACCCAAAGCTGGAATGGAATTCAGCAGGACATTACCGGACGGGTGCAGCGTAAGCTCGCCTATGAACTCTCTGCTTTGGTTCGGATATTTGGAGGCAATGTCACTTCTTCTGATGTCCGCGCAACTTTATGGGTTCAGAATCCGGATTCTCGAGAGCAGTATATAGGAATTGCCAA TGTGCAGGCAACAAATCAAGATTGGGTTCAATTGCAGGGAAAGTTCCTTATAAATAATTCCCCATCAAAAGTGGTTGTTTATTTAGAAGGTCCCCCAGCAGGCATTGACATTCTTGTCAATACTATTGTTATAAAACATGCTCCCAAGACAGCTCCATCAACGCCACCAGATTTTGAG GATGCTCCTTTTGGGATTAATATAATTGAGAATAGTAATCTGGCTAATGGCACCAATGGATGGTTTCCCCTTGGTAATTGTACTCTGAGTGTTGGAACCGGTTCGCCACGTGTGCTTCCACCAATGGCAAGAGACTCTCTTGGACCTCACGAGTCGTTGAGTGGCCGCTATGTCCTTGTAACGAACCGCACCCAAACATGGATGGGGCCTGCTCAGATGATCACTGAGAAATTGAAGCTGTTCTTAACATACCAAGTGTCTGCTTGGGTGAGGATTGGTTCAACAGGATCAGTTGGTCCTCAGAATGTGAATGTTGCCCTTAGTGTTGACGATCAGTGGGTGAATGGAGGACAAGTTGAGGTTGCTGATGACAGATGGCATGAAATTGGTGGATCATTTAGAATTGAGAAGCAACCATCAAAGGTTATGGTTTATATTCAAGGTCCTGCTTCTGGTGTTGATTTGATGATTTCTGGACTTCAAATCTTCCCTGTTGATAGACAAGCAAGGTTTAGATATTTAAGGAGGCAGACAGACAAG GTTCGAAAGCGCGATGTAATCTTGAAATTCTCTGGGCTGGAGGACATAAGTGGTCTAGGAACTTTGGTTAAAGTGAGGCAAATACAGAACGATTTTCCAATTGGAACATGCATCAACAGAACAAACATTGACAATGAAGACTTTGTTGACTTCTTTGTGAAGCATTTTAACTGGGCTGTGTTTGGGAATGAGTTGAAGTGGTATTGGACAGAACCACAACAGGGGAATATCAACTACAAAGATGCTGATGAAATGTTAGACTTATGCCTCAAGAACAAGATAGAAACCCGCGGCCACTGCATCTTCTGGGAAGTAGAAGGCACAGTTCAGCAGTGGATCAAATCACTGAACAAAGACGATTTGATGAAAGCAGTCCAAAATCGGTTAAGCAGCCTCTTGAATCGGTACAAGGGCAAGTTCAGGCACTATGATGTTAACAATGAAATGCTGCATGGTTCATTTTATCAAGACAGGCTTGGTAGAGACATAAGAGCAAACATGTTCAAGGCAGCACACCAATTAGACCCATCTGCTACTCTCTTTGTGAATGATTATCACATTGAAGATGGAAACGACACAAGATCAACACCAGAGAAATACATTCAACAGATTCTTGATTTGCAACATCAAGGTGCACCAGTTGGTGGAATTGGAATTCAAGGACACATAGATAGTCCTGTGGGGCCTATTGTTTGTTCTGCACTTGATAAATTAGGGACTCTTGGTTTACCAATATGGTTCACTGAGCTTGATGTTTCTTCAAGAAATGAGTATGTTAGAGCTGATGATTTGGAAGTTATGATGAGGGAAGCCATGGCACACCCTTCAGTAGATGGCATAATGCTGTGGGGATTCTGGGAATTGTTTATGAGCAGAGAGAATTCACACTTGGTGAATGCAGAAGGTGATGTTAATGAAGCTGGAAAAAGGTTACTTTGTCTTAAACAAGAGTGGTTGTCTCATAGCCATGGCTGTATTGATGATCAAGGGATATTCAGCTTCAGAGGCTTCAGTGGAACATACAATGTTGAAGTTGTAACATTATCTAAGATTGTTTCAAAGACATTTGTTGTTGATAAAGGTGACTCTCCTTTGGAGGTAGAGGTATCCTTTAACTAG